The following are from one region of the Betta splendens chromosome 15, fBetSpl5.4, whole genome shotgun sequence genome:
- the mocos gene encoding molybdenum cofactor sulfurase isoform X2: MRGLSAARGAAAVPVSPQDVESRATGAVRGDDAACPTPHLFCYPAQSNFSGRKYPLEHVRGIRARRLHPACAHRGRWFVLLDAASHVGCSPLDLRECPADFVAVSFYKMLGFPTGLGALLVRNDAAGVLAKAYFGGGTAAAYLSAEDYYVPAANVSDRYEDGTVSFLDIIALNHSFDALYRITGNMHNIQQHTFGLARYTYMLLSSLCHGNGRPVAQIYSEGRFESPSTQGPILNFNLMDSNGQIIGYSQVDRMASLYNIHIRTGCFCNTGACQSFLGITDQQMKRNLQAGHVCGDSVDLVDGQPTGSVRVSFGYMSTFEDCQKFLHFVAECFAEKPVTVDPARLEGVRAVTAAAQSPTEVPNGEIKRVDENGNRGEASPEGLDSNSRREAHTLTNIYIYPIKSCGAFEVRDWPVGPLGLLYDRGWMVVNGNGVCLSQKREARLCLVRPRVHPPSNKLLLQAPGMDSISVPLENSRQVHTRHQVCQSKVCSDRVETVDCGDEAARWLSEFLGQPCRLIRQSPDSTRDAKKGPVGAATSTFLSLVNEAQYLMINRASVELIQKLMSSRQDYSEGDQLLDTQNVISRFRANLVIAGVEPFEEDNWSHLIIGNTRFVVAGPCARCQMVGVDQDTGAKTKEPLMSLSARRPGKVTFGVYLSHQPPSGEAAAAVLSVGSLVRPQAP; the protein is encoded by the exons ATGAGGGGCCTGAGCGCGGCCCGGGGGGCGGCCGCCGTGCCCGTGTCCCCGCAGGACGTGGAGAGCAGGGCGACGGGGGCGGTTCGAGGCGACGACGCCGCTTGCCCGACGCCGCACCTCTTCTGCTACCCGGCGCAGAGCAACTTCTCCGGGCGGAAGTACCCCCTGGAGCACGTGCGGGGCATCCGGGCGCGGCGCCTCCACCCGGCGTGCGCCCACCGCGGCCGCTGGTTCGTGCTGCTGGACGCTGCCTCCCACGTCGGCTGTTCCCCGCTGGACCTGCGCGAGTGCCCCGCCGACTTCGTGGCCGTCTCCTTCTATAAGATGCTCGGCTTCCCCACGGGGCTGGGCGCCCTGCTCGTGCGTAACGACGCAGCGGGCGTCCTGGCGAAGGCCTACTTCGGAGGGGGCACGGCGGCAGCGTACCTCTCCGCGGAAGATTATTACGTGCCGGCGGCAAACGTTTCTGACAG ATACGAGGATGGGACGGTATCTTTCCTGGACATTATAGCCCTGAACCACAGTTTCGACGCTCTTTACCGGATCACAG GGAACATGCACAACATCCAGCAGCACACGTTCGGCTTGGCACGCTACACTTACATGCTGCTGTCAAGTCtttgccatggcaacgggcGACCGGTGGCTCAGATATACTCCGAAGGCCGGTTTGAGAGTCCGAGCACACAGGGTCCAATCTTAAACTTCAACCTCATGGATTCTAACGGCCAGATAATTGGATATTCTCAG GTGGACAGAATGGCCAGTCTGTACAACATTCACATTCGTACCGGCTGCTTCTGCAACACTGGGGCCTGCCAGTCCTTCCTTGGGATCACAGACCAGCAGATGAAGAGAAacctgcag GCTGGTCACGTCTGCGGCGACAGCGTGGACCTGGTGGACGGACAGCCGACCGGGTCCGTCCGCGTGTCCTTCGGCTACATGTCCACGTTCGAGGACTGTCAGAAGTTCCTGCACTTTGTGGCCGAGTGCTTTGCGGAGAAACCGGTCACCGTGGACCCAGCGAGACTGGAGGGGGTGAGGGCGGTCACAGCAGCGGCCCAGAGTCCGACGGAGGTTCCTAACGGAGAAATAAAGAGAGTGGACGAAAACGGAAACCGGGGAGAAGCGTCACCGGAGGGACTGGACTCAAACAGCCGCAGAGAGGCTCACACTCTCACCAACATCTACATCTATCCCATCAAATCATGTGGAGCGTTTGAG GTCCGCGACTGGCCGGTGGGGCCACTGGGTTTACTGTATGACAGAGGCTGGATGGTGGTGAATGGAAACGGCGTGTGCCTGAGTCAGAAGCGGGAGGCGCGCTTGTGTCTCGTTCGCCCACGCGTCCACCCGCCCTCCAACAAATTGCTCCTGCAGGCGCCAG GGATGGATAGCATTTCAGTTCCCTTGGAAAACAGCCGTCAAGTGCACACACGCCATCAGGTGTGTCAGAGCAAAGTTTGCAGTGACAG GGTGGAGACGGTGGACTGCGGGGATGAGGCTGCGCGGTGGCTCTCGGAGTTCCTCGGACAGCCGTGCCGCCTGATAAGACAGAGTCCTGATTCCACCCGAGACGCCAAGAAGGGGCCTGTCGGAG CTGCCACCTCCACGTTCCTCTCCCTGGTGAACGAGGCTCAGTATCTCATGATCAACCGCGCCAGCGTGGAGCTCATTCAGAAATTAATGAGCAGCAG GCAGGACTATTCTGAGGGTGATCAGCTCCTTGACACACAGAATGTCATTAGTCGCTTCCGAGCCAATTTAGTCATCGCTGGAGTAGAACCATTTGAGGAGGATAATTGGTCACACTTGATTATTGGCAACACTCGATTCGTG GTTGCAGGCCCGTGTGCCAGGTGCCAGATGGTGGGAGTCGATCAGGACACTGGGGCCAAAACAAAAGAGCCTCTGATGTCCCTGTCTGCGCGAAGGCCTGGGAAG GTGACTTTCGGCGTGTACCTGTCACATCAGCCGCCCAGCGGAGAAGCTGCGGCCGCCGTTCTCTCTGTCGGTTCCCTCGTTCGGCCGCAGGCTCCGTGA
- the mocos gene encoding molybdenum cofactor sulfurase isoform X1 → MDFQKLCTFETFQRLWSHYGYGGNFRDVIEREFTRIKGAAYLDHAAATLYPECVVRDHCQDISRNLYGNPHSHSPSSRLTHDTVERVRYRVLQHFNTTPEEYCVIFTSGCTAALKLVAESFPWRRASRSEAGSLFCYLTDSHTSVVGMRGLSAARGAAAVPVSPQDVESRATGAVRGDDAACPTPHLFCYPAQSNFSGRKYPLEHVRGIRARRLHPACAHRGRWFVLLDAASHVGCSPLDLRECPADFVAVSFYKMLGFPTGLGALLVRNDAAGVLAKAYFGGGTAAAYLSAEDYYVPAANVSDRYEDGTVSFLDIIALNHSFDALYRITGNMHNIQQHTFGLARYTYMLLSSLCHGNGRPVAQIYSEGRFESPSTQGPILNFNLMDSNGQIIGYSQVDRMASLYNIHIRTGCFCNTGACQSFLGITDQQMKRNLQAGHVCGDSVDLVDGQPTGSVRVSFGYMSTFEDCQKFLHFVAECFAEKPVTVDPARLEGVRAVTAAAQSPTEVPNGEIKRVDENGNRGEASPEGLDSNSRREAHTLTNIYIYPIKSCGAFEVRDWPVGPLGLLYDRGWMVVNGNGVCLSQKREARLCLVRPRVHPPSNKLLLQAPGMDSISVPLENSRQVHTRHQVCQSKVCSDRVETVDCGDEAARWLSEFLGQPCRLIRQSPDSTRDAKKGPVGAATSTFLSLVNEAQYLMINRASVELIQKLMSSRQDYSEGDQLLDTQNVISRFRANLVIAGVEPFEEDNWSHLIIGNTRFVVAGPCARCQMVGVDQDTGAKTKEPLMSLSARRPGKVTFGVYLSHQPPSGEAAAAVLSVGSLVRPQAP, encoded by the exons ATGGATTTCCAGAAACTTTGCACTTTCGAAACTTTCCAGCGGCTCTGGAGTCACTACGGCTACGGAGGAAACTTCCGGGACGTGATCGAGCGGGAGTTCACGCGCATTAAAG GAGCAGCATATCTGGATCACGCAGCGGCCACTTTGTACCCGGAGTGCGTGGTCAGGGACCACTGCCAGGACATTTCCCGGAACCTGTACG GAAACCCCCACAGCCACAGTCCCAGCAGCAGACTGACACACGACACGGTGGAGAGGGTTAGATACAG GGTATTGCAGCATTTTAACACCACCCCCGAGGAGTACTGTGTGATTTTCACTTCTGGTTGTACAGCCGCTCTCAAATTAGTGGCTGAAAGCTTCCCCTGGAGGCGCGCGAGCCGCAGCGAGGCGGGCAGCCTCTTCTGCTACCTCACCGACAGCCACACCTCCGTGGTCGGCATGAGGGGCCTGAGCGCGGCCCGGGGGGCGGCCGCCGTGCCCGTGTCCCCGCAGGACGTGGAGAGCAGGGCGACGGGGGCGGTTCGAGGCGACGACGCCGCTTGCCCGACGCCGCACCTCTTCTGCTACCCGGCGCAGAGCAACTTCTCCGGGCGGAAGTACCCCCTGGAGCACGTGCGGGGCATCCGGGCGCGGCGCCTCCACCCGGCGTGCGCCCACCGCGGCCGCTGGTTCGTGCTGCTGGACGCTGCCTCCCACGTCGGCTGTTCCCCGCTGGACCTGCGCGAGTGCCCCGCCGACTTCGTGGCCGTCTCCTTCTATAAGATGCTCGGCTTCCCCACGGGGCTGGGCGCCCTGCTCGTGCGTAACGACGCAGCGGGCGTCCTGGCGAAGGCCTACTTCGGAGGGGGCACGGCGGCAGCGTACCTCTCCGCGGAAGATTATTACGTGCCGGCGGCAAACGTTTCTGACAG ATACGAGGATGGGACGGTATCTTTCCTGGACATTATAGCCCTGAACCACAGTTTCGACGCTCTTTACCGGATCACAG GGAACATGCACAACATCCAGCAGCACACGTTCGGCTTGGCACGCTACACTTACATGCTGCTGTCAAGTCtttgccatggcaacgggcGACCGGTGGCTCAGATATACTCCGAAGGCCGGTTTGAGAGTCCGAGCACACAGGGTCCAATCTTAAACTTCAACCTCATGGATTCTAACGGCCAGATAATTGGATATTCTCAG GTGGACAGAATGGCCAGTCTGTACAACATTCACATTCGTACCGGCTGCTTCTGCAACACTGGGGCCTGCCAGTCCTTCCTTGGGATCACAGACCAGCAGATGAAGAGAAacctgcag GCTGGTCACGTCTGCGGCGACAGCGTGGACCTGGTGGACGGACAGCCGACCGGGTCCGTCCGCGTGTCCTTCGGCTACATGTCCACGTTCGAGGACTGTCAGAAGTTCCTGCACTTTGTGGCCGAGTGCTTTGCGGAGAAACCGGTCACCGTGGACCCAGCGAGACTGGAGGGGGTGAGGGCGGTCACAGCAGCGGCCCAGAGTCCGACGGAGGTTCCTAACGGAGAAATAAAGAGAGTGGACGAAAACGGAAACCGGGGAGAAGCGTCACCGGAGGGACTGGACTCAAACAGCCGCAGAGAGGCTCACACTCTCACCAACATCTACATCTATCCCATCAAATCATGTGGAGCGTTTGAG GTCCGCGACTGGCCGGTGGGGCCACTGGGTTTACTGTATGACAGAGGCTGGATGGTGGTGAATGGAAACGGCGTGTGCCTGAGTCAGAAGCGGGAGGCGCGCTTGTGTCTCGTTCGCCCACGCGTCCACCCGCCCTCCAACAAATTGCTCCTGCAGGCGCCAG GGATGGATAGCATTTCAGTTCCCTTGGAAAACAGCCGTCAAGTGCACACACGCCATCAGGTGTGTCAGAGCAAAGTTTGCAGTGACAG GGTGGAGACGGTGGACTGCGGGGATGAGGCTGCGCGGTGGCTCTCGGAGTTCCTCGGACAGCCGTGCCGCCTGATAAGACAGAGTCCTGATTCCACCCGAGACGCCAAGAAGGGGCCTGTCGGAG CTGCCACCTCCACGTTCCTCTCCCTGGTGAACGAGGCTCAGTATCTCATGATCAACCGCGCCAGCGTGGAGCTCATTCAGAAATTAATGAGCAGCAG GCAGGACTATTCTGAGGGTGATCAGCTCCTTGACACACAGAATGTCATTAGTCGCTTCCGAGCCAATTTAGTCATCGCTGGAGTAGAACCATTTGAGGAGGATAATTGGTCACACTTGATTATTGGCAACACTCGATTCGTG GTTGCAGGCCCGTGTGCCAGGTGCCAGATGGTGGGAGTCGATCAGGACACTGGGGCCAAAACAAAAGAGCCTCTGATGTCCCTGTCTGCGCGAAGGCCTGGGAAG GTGACTTTCGGCGTGTACCTGTCACATCAGCCGCCCAGCGGAGAAGCTGCGGCCGCCGTTCTCTCTGTCGGTTCCCTCGTTCGGCCGCAGGCTCCGTGA
- the zgc:110045 gene encoding poly(rC)-binding protein 3 isoform X3 has translation MSDKEEMASDGNLNVTLTLRLLMHGKEVGSIIGKKGETVKKMREESGARINISEGSSPERIVTITGPTEGIFRAFSMIAQKFEEDIAAAMANSNVTSKPPVTLRLVFPGSQCGSLIGKGGSKIKEIRETTGAQVQVAGDMLPDSTERAVTISGAPQAITQCVRHICSVMLESPPKGATIPYRPKVLAAGTHAVLAPQHPAQAFAIPGQYAFAHQDVSIVTPSG, from the exons ATGTCTGACAAGGAAGAAATGGCCTCAGACGGGAACCTGAACGTCACACTCACGCTGAGACTGCTGATGCACGGAAAG GAAGTTGGCAGCATAATTGGGAAG AAAGGAGAAACCGTGAAGAAAATGCGGGAGGAG AGCGGCGCTCGGATCAACATATCAGAGGGCTCGTCTCCGGAGAGGATCGTCACCATCACAGGACCCACGGAGGGCATCTTCCGAGCCTTCTCCATGATCGCGCAGAAGTTTGAGGAG GATATTGCAGCAGCAATGGCAAACAGCAACGTGACGAGCAAACCACCGGTGACTCTGCGCCTGGTTTTCCCAGGGAGCCAGTGCGGCTCATTGATTGGCAAAGGAGGCTCAAAGATCAAAGAGATCAGAGag ACCACGGGCGCCCAGGTTCAGGTGGCGGGAGACATGCTGCCGGACTCCACGGAGAGGGCTGTCACAATCTCCGGCGCTCCACAGGCCATCACTCAGTGTGTGCGGCACATCTGCTCCGTCATGCTGGAG TCTCCACCGAAGGGAGCGACTATTCCCTATCGCCCAAAGGTCCTCGCTGCTGGAACCCACGCAGTATTAGCGCCACAGCACCCGGCACAA GCCTTTGCTATTCCGGGGCAGTATGCCTTTGCACATCAAGATGTAAGTATTGTCACTCCGAGCGGCTGA
- the zgc:110045 gene encoding poly(rC)-binding protein 3 isoform X2, translated as MSDKEEMASDGNLNVTLTLRLLMHGKEVGSIIGKKGETVKKMREESGARINISEGSSPERIVTITGPTEGIFRAFSMIAQKFEEDIAAAMANSNVTSKPPVTLRLVFPGSQCGSLIGKGGSKIKEIRETTGAQVQVAGDMLPDSTERAVTISGAPQAITQCVRHICSVMLESPPKGATIPYRPKVLAAGTHAVLAPQHPAQAFAIPGQYAFAHQDDWMHLPPQVHKSWQYLMILLAA; from the exons ATGTCTGACAAGGAAGAAATGGCCTCAGACGGGAACCTGAACGTCACACTCACGCTGAGACTGCTGATGCACGGAAAG GAAGTTGGCAGCATAATTGGGAAG AAAGGAGAAACCGTGAAGAAAATGCGGGAGGAG AGCGGCGCTCGGATCAACATATCAGAGGGCTCGTCTCCGGAGAGGATCGTCACCATCACAGGACCCACGGAGGGCATCTTCCGAGCCTTCTCCATGATCGCGCAGAAGTTTGAGGAG GATATTGCAGCAGCAATGGCAAACAGCAACGTGACGAGCAAACCACCGGTGACTCTGCGCCTGGTTTTCCCAGGGAGCCAGTGCGGCTCATTGATTGGCAAAGGAGGCTCAAAGATCAAAGAGATCAGAGag ACCACGGGCGCCCAGGTTCAGGTGGCGGGAGACATGCTGCCGGACTCCACGGAGAGGGCTGTCACAATCTCCGGCGCTCCACAGGCCATCACTCAGTGTGTGCGGCACATCTGCTCCGTCATGCTGGAG TCTCCACCGAAGGGAGCGACTATTCCCTATCGCCCAAAGGTCCTCGCTGCTGGAACCCACGCAGTATTAGCGCCACAGCACCCGGCACAA GCCTTTGCTATTCCGGGGCAGTATGCCTTTGCACATCAAGAT